The bacterium genome contains a region encoding:
- a CDS encoding DUF4424 family protein, which translates to YPSMWSAGTHHVISYILETGAGWKGPIGKANITIDLNKCYKKGDIFSIVPEDYILTKDGKIKWELKNFEPDEDIQVIIQPGVQLTGYTVPSFQNEHAEKYLSADLVTIGTALSCTTKVIQDESLSIPGSDTADISHYTTVTDIYNIKVDSVIKGVFADSIIIVRSPSYRNILKSKFTGRDARGKPVFVTKTVKDFFNTPDRINGSWYVTSKTKCIALLQKKDTTYTSTLFRRYDKDIIDFYKGLDKRK; encoded by the coding sequence TTACCCTTCAATGTGGAGTGCCGGTACGCATCATGTTATAAGTTATATATTAGAAACAGGCGCAGGCTGGAAAGGTCCAATAGGAAAAGCAAATATAACAATTGATTTAAATAAGTGTTACAAAAAAGGTGATATTTTTTCAATCGTCCCTGAAGATTATATATTAACCAAAGATGGTAAAATTAAATGGGAACTAAAAAATTTTGAGCCTGATGAAGATATACAAGTAATCATTCAACCGGGTGTTCAACTAACAGGATATACCGTCCCGAGTTTTCAAAACGAACATGCCGAAAAATACCTTAGCGCTGATTTGGTAACTATAGGAACCGCTCTCTCTTGCACAACGAAAGTCATTCAAGATGAGTCTTTATCTATTCCCGGAAGTGATACCGCAGATATTAGCCATTATACTACTGTTACAGATATTTATAACATAAAAGTGGATAGTGTGATTAAAGGAGTCTTTGCTGATTCTATAATTATCGTCCGGAGTCCTTCTTACAGAAACATTCTGAAATCTAAATTCACGGGACGTGATGCAAGAGGAAAACCTGTTTTTGTAACCAAAACCGTCAAAGACTTTTTTAACACTCCTGACAGAATAAATGGTTCGTGGTATGTCACAAGCAAGACGAAGTGTATCGCATTACTCCAAAAAAAAGATACTACTTACACGTCTACACTTTTCAGAAGATATGATAAAGATATTATAGATTTCTATAAAGGATTAGATAAGAGAAAATAA
- a CDS encoding T9SS type A sorting domain-containing protein, with product MKKTYLLVMGILGILSSIPIKADTTYVSGNISTNTVWDTTGSPYIVVGNICIEPFDTLTIEHGVEVKLDSMKYIDVYGTLNAIGIITDSIFITRNGNERWAQIRFRDGSTGHLCYCRIEYAGGSAIYDKIASSLLIEHNTITKNFTNLGGGGIYTYGSPTIIENTFTEDSAMSGGAIWNCGLPTISKNTIIGNFASASGGGICSDGDITINNNILIGNHALYGGSICSLGGLLVVKYNTIIDNAYRAITCQDSAFIDSNNLYAGGHAVCNYSRSNINARYNYWATNNTDTIDMKIWDFYDDSTRGIVYYKPFLTDSLKFGIEEKKIENIKTNLAICPNPSFGNSMIKYGLPEKATVSLTLYDISGRLVQTMYSGTQKAGDHTININDYKIAKGIYFAKLNAGDFKETKKLILMK from the coding sequence ATGAAAAAAACTTACTTGCTTGTTATGGGGATACTTGGAATCCTATCCAGCATACCAATTAAAGCAGATACCACTTATGTCAGTGGAAATATTAGCACAAATACGGTATGGGATACAACAGGCAGTCCGTATATAGTTGTGGGAAATATATGCATAGAGCCATTTGATACCCTGACAATTGAGCATGGTGTAGAAGTGAAATTGGATTCAATGAAGTATATAGATGTGTATGGGACATTGAATGCAATAGGAATAATTACGGATTCAATTTTTATAACTCGCAATGGGAATGAAAGATGGGCTCAAATCCGATTTAGAGATGGGTCTACTGGGCATCTCTGTTATTGTAGGATTGAGTATGCCGGAGGCTCCGCTATATATGACAAAATTGCCAGTTCACTACTAATTGAGCATAATACCATCACAAAAAACTTTACTAATTTAGGGGGTGGGGGTATTTATACTTATGGTTCTCCAACTATTATCGAAAATACTTTTACAGAAGACTCAGCTATGAGTGGTGGTGCTATTTGGAATTGTGGGTTGCCAACAATCAGTAAAAATACTATTATAGGAAACTTTGCGAGTGCCAGTGGTGGAGGTATTTGTAGTGATGGGGATATCACTATTAATAATAATATTCTTATAGGAAATCATGCCCTTTATGGGGGTAGTATTTGTAGCCTTGGTGGTTTGCTTGTAGTCAAGTACAATACTATAATAGATAATGCATATCGCGCTATAACGTGTCAGGATAGTGCTTTTATTGATAGTAACAACCTATATGCTGGTGGACATGCAGTTTGTAATTATAGTAGGAGTAATATAAATGCCCGTTACAATTACTGGGCAACAAATAACACTGATACTATTGATATGAAAATCTGGGACTTCTATGACGACTCTACAAGGGGAATAGTCTATTATAAACCATTCCTTACTGATTCACTGAAATTTGGTATAGAAGAGAAGAAAATAGAAAATATAAAGACAAACTTAGCGATTTGTCCCAATCCATCTTTTGGCAATAGCATGATTAAATATGGATTGCCTGAGAAAGCAACTGTAAGTTTAACTCTATATGACATATCTGGTAGATTAGTCCAAACTATGTATTCAGGAACTCAAAAAGCAGGGGATCATACAATCAATATAAATGACTATAAAATTGCTAAGGGGATTTACTTTGCAAAACTTAATGCCGGGGATTTCAAGGAGACAAAGAAGTTAATCTTGATGAAATAG
- a CDS encoding carboxypeptidase regulatory-like domain-containing protein, translating into MIFILTVILSVSSVFPFAKEAPSWLKTRHSTIENQTEERQNALVPFSEKTPQIRKNILSTKSKDTLGYITGTVTDKYGNPLKGVSIRVRDINDSYPGFWCLDAWETDSLGHYTICGADVPLDFTSCKLRTWGGAYGIVRQEDIWYNNKFDAGSADVITVSYPDTAKNINFELEMGGCISGYITGNKGPLNEIFVSLCNSIDGELVSMGYTNTNGYYIAGSLSTGSYKIRTENYNGYLNKWYNNKPDFANADLVNVIAPDTAKNINFDLEMGGCISGYIASAKGPLADVHLSVYDAYSKKYIKWAQTDSTGYYIFIGLPTGNYKVTTSYEGYADLYWNNKSDWNSADMVSVIIPDTTKNVNFNLYVGGKIKGQICGAKGPIPYVFVSAFNTNSGEYITDGFSDSTGNYTIENLPNGYYKLWALPNCWYSDTLIKKDTIHTFEWYNDKNNWSVAESVLITAPDSVLNINFTMENCGRITGTVYGSSMLPLDSVRIKTYLYISPWEGWDWEFEDSTGSDGKYSIKNLRTGTYKISAERKGYKTLWYNQKPDSSTANLVSVTMPNTTPNIDFNLTGIEESAGLKDRIPKIKTTQNPFIRTTTIFYQIPVKTKVLLKIYDITGRPLKTLVNGEKEAGSYDVSFNAMGLSAGIYFVRFAAGNYKSTKKLVLMR; encoded by the coding sequence ATGATTTTTATTTTAACTGTAATTTTAAGTGTAAGTTCTGTTTTCCCATTTGCTAAAGAAGCTCCTTCTTGGCTTAAAACGAGGCACAGCACAATAGAAAACCAAACAGAAGAAAGACAAAATGCGCTTGTCCCATTCTCCGAAAAGACACCTCAAATAAGGAAGAACATCTTGTCTACTAAAAGCAAAGATACGCTTGGCTACATAACTGGCACCGTAACAGACAAATATGGAAATCCGCTAAAAGGAGTATCAATAAGAGTTCGCGATATTAATGACTCCTACCCTGGGTTTTGGTGCTTGGATGCATGGGAAACTGATTCTTTAGGGCACTATACGATTTGTGGTGCAGATGTCCCGCTTGATTTTACCAGTTGCAAATTAAGAACTTGGGGAGGAGCATATGGTATAGTAAGACAAGAGGATATATGGTATAATAATAAATTTGATGCAGGGAGTGCAGATGTAATAACCGTATCTTATCCCGATACAGCGAAAAATATTAATTTTGAATTGGAAATGGGTGGATGTATTTCGGGATACATTACGGGCAATAAAGGGCCACTAAATGAGATATTTGTTTCGCTTTGTAACTCAATTGATGGAGAATTAGTTTCTATGGGTTATACGAACACAAATGGTTATTATATTGCCGGTAGTTTATCAACAGGAAGCTATAAGATTAGAACAGAGAATTACAACGGTTATTTAAACAAATGGTATAATAACAAACCGGATTTTGCAAATGCAGATTTAGTAAATGTAATTGCTCCGGATACAGCAAAAAATATTAATTTTGACTTAGAAATGGGGGGATGTATTTCGGGATACATTGCCAGTGCCAAAGGGCCTCTTGCTGATGTACATTTGAGTGTTTACGATGCATATAGTAAGAAATATATTAAATGGGCGCAGACCGACTCGACAGGCTATTATATTTTTATTGGATTGCCTACGGGAAATTATAAAGTAACAACTTCTTACGAAGGATACGCTGACCTTTACTGGAATAATAAATCTGATTGGAATTCAGCAGATATGGTAAGTGTAATTATTCCTGATACTACCAAGAATGTTAATTTTAATTTATATGTTGGAGGAAAAATAAAAGGACAGATTTGCGGCGCTAAGGGACCAATCCCGTATGTTTTTGTTTCAGCATTCAATACAAATTCTGGCGAATACATAACTGATGGGTTTAGTGACTCAACGGGAAATTATACAATTGAAAATTTGCCAAACGGGTATTATAAATTATGGGCTCTTCCAAATTGCTGGTATAGTGATACATTGATTAAAAAAGATACAATCCATACTTTTGAATGGTATAACGATAAAAACAATTGGTCTGTTGCAGAGTCTGTTCTTATAACTGCACCGGATTCGGTATTGAATATTAATTTTACTATGGAAAACTGCGGGAGAATTACCGGAACTGTATATGGAAGTTCTATGTTACCATTAGATAGCGTAAGAATTAAAACCTATCTTTATATAAGTCCATGGGAAGGGTGGGATTGGGAATTTGAAGATTCTACAGGTTCGGATGGTAAATATAGTATAAAAAATTTAAGAACAGGGACTTACAAAATCAGTGCAGAAAGAAAAGGTTATAAAACTTTATGGTACAATCAAAAACCTGATTCAAGCACTGCTAATTTAGTCTCTGTTACAATGCCGAATACTACTCCAAATATTGACTTTAATTTAACAGGGATTGAAGAAAGTGCAGGATTAAAAGATAGGATACCAAAGATAAAAACAACTCAAAATCCATTTATTCGGACTACAACAATTTTCTATCAGATACCGGTGAAAACTAAGGTTTTACTGAAGATTTATGATATTACCGGCAGACCGTTAAAGACATTAGTGAACGGAGAGAAGGAAGCCGGTAGTTATGATGTTAGTTTTAATGCAATGGGACTTTCTGCTGGTATCTATTTTGTAAGATTTGCCGCCGGCAACTATAAATCTACTAAGAAACTCGTTTTAATGAGATAG
- a CDS encoding T9SS type A sorting domain-containing protein, producing the protein MKKNTLFSVIGLFLPMIAFSKIVVVDTLNFGLPAGNGLLPWNLAVDSATNRVYTTNWYSNNVSVINGSNNSVITTIDVGKYPYAVAVNPLTNHIYAADTNDTVFVMDGGSNSVTAKIPVGNSSYGHSIGVNSATNRIYVTNSDDNTIFVINGTTNLIIDTIEVNNNPHGGIAVNPVTNRIYIGGNFVLSINGANNSIIDTILPNNVYGICVNPNTNRIYATSYSDSSVSVIDGTNDSVINKINIIKCLEFIDINPNTNRIYVSGQNYDGIFVINGTSNTVIDTVEVTYSIGRVAVNPHTNYIYAATMLNTIVAIDGISNSVVDTISVGNTISGVATNLTTNYTYLAIWDSIAVINGIDNSVLTKVKLESYSGDIAVNPNTNKIYTAIYDSNSVLVMDGTSNLITGTIKVPNHPKRICVNPLANRVYVTSGSVISVIDGTNNSVIDTIEISTDCISINPTTNYLYVTSRRDLHVSVLLVIYEPTGLVVDSIVIGGGATGILVNSNTNHIYLTTREGDVFIIDGISNSIIKTIKIGTEEQMGITTNIRLGINSKINKIYAPSMEDDNISVIDGLTDSVIQVLSVGKRPVSISVNDSTGRIYVSCGADATLWVLVDTEGVEEPSFPQSPIQNPKLELSQNPFIKSTVISYYLPTKSKVSLSIYDLTGRPVQTLINKEKPAGSYNLTLNAKNYPSGVYFLKLNAGEQKIVKKLVLIQ; encoded by the coding sequence ATGAAAAAAAATACTTTATTTTCAGTAATCGGATTATTTCTTCCAATGATTGCATTCTCAAAAATCGTAGTTGTTGATACTCTGAATTTTGGCTTGCCGGCAGGAAATGGACTTTTACCGTGGAATCTTGCGGTAGATTCAGCGACTAATCGTGTATATACAACCAATTGGTATAGCAACAATGTTTCAGTAATAAATGGGTCAAACAATTCTGTTATAACTACGATAGACGTTGGAAAATATCCTTATGCCGTTGCTGTAAACCCGCTTACTAACCATATATATGCGGCAGATACGAATGATACTGTTTTCGTAATGGATGGGGGAAGTAATTCGGTTACGGCTAAAATACCCGTCGGAAATTCAAGTTATGGACATAGTATTGGCGTAAACTCTGCTACTAATCGTATTTATGTAACAAACTCTGATGATAATACTATTTTTGTGATAAACGGAACAACTAATTTAATAATAGATACGATAGAAGTCAATAATAACCCTCACGGAGGAATTGCTGTAAATCCCGTTACTAATCGCATATATATAGGTGGAAATTTTGTTTTATCAATAAACGGAGCAAATAATTCAATTATAGATACAATATTACCCAATAATGTTTATGGCATTTGCGTAAATCCAAACACCAATAGAATATATGCAACAAGTTATTCGGATAGCAGCGTTTCCGTGATAGATGGAACAAATGATTCGGTAATAAATAAAATCAATATCATTAAATGCCTTGAGTTCATTGATATAAACCCAAATACTAATCGTATATACGTATCAGGACAAAACTATGATGGTATTTTTGTAATAAACGGGACAAGCAATACAGTAATAGATACCGTAGAAGTTACTTACAGCATTGGGCGTGTCGCTGTAAATCCCCATACTAATTATATATACGCGGCTACTATGCTAAACACGATAGTGGCAATAGATGGGATAAGTAATTCAGTTGTAGATACCATATCGGTTGGAAATACTATTTCAGGTGTAGCTACAAATCTGACTACTAATTATACATACCTTGCTATTTGGGACAGTATTGCAGTTATAAACGGAATAGATAATTCGGTTCTAACTAAAGTAAAACTAGAAAGTTATTCGGGAGATATTGCCGTGAATCCAAATACTAATAAGATATATACGGCAATTTATGATAGCAACTCTGTTTTAGTAATGGATGGGACAAGTAATTTAATTACGGGCACAATAAAAGTTCCTAATCATCCGAAACGTATTTGCGTAAACCCGCTTGCTAACCGTGTATATGTAACATCAGGGAGTGTAATTTCGGTAATAGACGGGACAAATAATTCTGTAATAGATACAATAGAAATTAGTACCGATTGTATCTCTATAAATCCTACGACTAATTATCTATACGTAACATCGCGCCGTGATTTGCATGTTAGCGTTTTATTAGTAATATATGAGCCGACAGGCTTAGTTGTTGATAGCATAGTAATTGGTGGTGGGGCTACAGGTATTCTTGTAAATTCTAATACTAATCATATATATTTAACAACCCGGGAAGGAGATGTTTTTATAATAGACGGGATAAGCAATTCAATCATAAAAACAATTAAAATTGGCACTGAAGAGCAGATGGGCATAACAACGAATATTAGACTTGGAATAAATTCAAAAATAAATAAAATATATGCTCCAAGTATGGAAGACGACAACATTTCGGTAATTGACGGGTTAACAGATTCGGTAATTCAAGTGCTTAGCGTAGGTAAACGGCCCGTATCTATATCCGTAAATGATAGCACCGGCAGGATTTATGTCAGTTGCGGTGCAGACGCTACTTTGTGGGTGTTAGTAGATACAGAAGGCGTTGAAGAGCCCTCCTTTCCGCAATCCCCAATCCAAAATCCAAAATTAGAACTCTCTCAAAATCCGTTTATCAAATCAACTGTTATCAGTTATTATTTGCCAACAAAATCCAAAGTCTCGCTCTCAATCTACGACCTTACCGGCAGACCCGTCCAAACTCTTATTAACAAAGAAAAACCCGCAGGGAGTTATAACCTAACTCTGAATGCAAAGAATTATCCGTCGGGGGTTTATTTCCTGAAGTTGAATGCAGGAGAGCAGAAGATTGTGAAGAAACTTGTATTGATACAATAA